The following proteins come from a genomic window of Sesamum indicum cultivar Zhongzhi No. 13 linkage group LG10, S_indicum_v1.0, whole genome shotgun sequence:
- the LOC105172672 gene encoding transcription initiation factor IIA subunit 2, translating into MATFELYRRSTIGMCLTETLDQMVSSGVLSPELAIQVLIQFDKSMTEALESEVKSKVSIKGHLHTYRFCDNVWTFILQNAQLKSEEGQETVDSVKIVACDSKLLTQ; encoded by the exons ATGGCGACTTTTGAGCTTTATAGGAGATCGACGATCGGGATGTGTTTGACGGAAACGCTGGATCAGATGGTTTCCAGTGGAGTTCTCAGCCCCGAACTCGCCATTCAAGTTCTGATTCAATTTGATAAG TCGATGACTGAAGCTCTAGAAAGTGAGGTGAAGAGCAAGGTTTCAATTAAG GGACATCTTCACACCTACCGATTCTGTGACAATGTTTGGACCTTCATCTTACAAAACGCTCAGCTCAAAAGTGAGGAAGGCCAAGAAACTGTTGATTCTGTCAAGATTGTGGCATGCGACTCCAAGTTACTAACTCAGTAA